atttaaaaaaataaaattgtatgTGCTGCTGAGCTGACATGAATTTTGCAGGAGGGTTCTAAATCAAAGTGGGAGGATGTTGTTTTCATTCCACCTGGTTTTGACATTTCAGTTGATCTTCCGACACAAGAGAAGCTTACTGCAATGGGGTAGGCACTAGTATTCGTGGACTTGTCTGATCGGTGAAGCTTATCAAGGTTTATTTCAAGCCCAATAGTATACGTGAAACATAAGGGAAGACTTACCAGCTTGGTTATGAGTAGGGTAACTTTCTCTTAAAACGAATGGTACAATGTTATACATGTACAATATTGAGTTTATCTGATTTTCATAAACATTAACTGACCTTCTGAACTACAAACATGAATCAAGGAGGTGCTTACTACCagttttcatcttctttaaaaTGTCATATCTATTCAGAAAAATGGCATTAGCATttcattttttctatttctctacTGTAATTCAATTTTGGGTGCATCTTGTCGTgaccaaagtggtgaactgaGAAGTTGTGATATTCTGTTGACTGTGTCTTGtattattcccaaaagttctttacATCAGGGGTAAATaaatgttttcaaaataatttgaagatGAGTTACCCTTACGTCATTCTCAAGAGCTATAATTGTTTTGAgtgcatgtgaaatgacaagattttatCTTCATTGAGAGAAGTGTGTTAccctaaaagaacaaaaaagttAAGGTAAACACttctttttcactaattttggttacaacaagattttctcctcaatttttgatcattttgtgCTTTATTAATACAGAACTACATGCACTGGCGTAGAAAATCTGCATGCCTACACTTTTGGGGACACCTCAGAAATGTGTGGTAAGGccttgggggtgggggtgttaAATAGCAAGCATTGGTGAAGtctgttttagggtttgaatatgAAGAGTTGATGGATGGGGCCTTCAATTCCTGATGGGAATAGTTGGCCGGCCTTCTTTGGAGGGGATTGAACTGTTGTCCAGGACCCCAGGTCATGAATTATGATGCATTCCTCTCTTCTCATTTGCTTTCAAACTCTCTCCCTCATTtgtatttttacatttttttttttaatcgaaaCTACTGGTCCttcatagaagaagaagcaccTCAAAAATGAACTCTGATCGTCCAGTACGTGGGCTCATATAGCGCCAAGGGTGTAAAAtccaaatcgaaaccaaataccgaacccaaaacaAGCTGAATTAACCGAACCGCATCGAATAAATTTGGTTTGGCTTTAGTTCTGGTATAAGAGCATTTAATTTGGTTCGGTTATAGTTTTAATTCAAAAAtactggtttgaaccgaaattGAACTGAATACCACATTTAATTTGAAACCCTATATCGTTTTTTTTATGGGGTTGCCTTTCCTTTTGGAACTATAATGATTTTTCTGACTTTATTGATGAGTAAGTTGATGGGTAAGCTTAAAGAAAAGATCTAAAAGTGGAGAACTCACTTgggattcttatttatttattaatattttttattctttaagaTTTTGTGAGCATTTTATCTATACAAACGGTGTTTCTTGAGAACACAATAAGATGGAGTTTTTTTAGAACAATTGACAGCCTAGCACAATGGAACCTTATTGGAGAACCAAATTGGAACCGTATTGGAGAATTGAATTAGATCCGAATTGGAAAACCGAATTATAATCGTAACCGAACCAAATTGAGCATGTTTGGATTCGGTTTCTACTGCCATAACCGACTTGGTTCTTGGTTTGATTTCGGACGACACCATCAAGGCATGGAACCGAATCAAAACTAAACTGAAtgaccgaaaccaaaccaattgacacccttacatatAGGGACTTGCCAGTGAAATGCAAGCACATAAACAGAAAAATCTGAGATATTCTCATCATAATAGTCACTTGTGTTTGTTAACACGTTTATTCTTATTAGTCCATAATTGACATAACACTCCTTTCCATCTAATCCAGAACAACATTTTAAAACTCGAAATCAGGAATGGAATCGGGAACTAGAAGAATCCGATTCTAATTGGATCGGAATCGATCTAAATGGTTCAGGAATCTAAGCTAGGTGAAAATCAAATCAGTTAAGGAATCGGGAATCGAACCAAATCAAGATggattataaagaaaatgactaaAAATCAGCCATTCGGATCAGATTCGACCATTCAGGAAGTAACGAGTAGAAATGGTGGGACTCAAGATCGGTGTCAGCCGATTCCGATCCGAATCAGCCGATTCATTGATCCGATTcccgatttttaaaaccatgatcgGGAACCAATCATGCTCCATAAAAATATTGTGTGGTGAGTTGCCAACTACTTTGCAAGGGTATCAATTGTCAATCGGGTACCGGTATTGGTACCAAAAGATTAATGCCATTAAATTTAGGTCCCAGTTTTGAATATTAATGGGATGGGATGATATCGGTTCCTAAATGATTCTAAACAttataaaaaagggagaagaactttAATGATTCCTAATGAGATGtttctattattattgttgtgGTTCTTTTCATTATCATGAGCTCTTAAGCGCCCCTTATTTGAGAAAACAATTTATACTATAAAGTTATGATGAATTTCAtgattttacttcttcaaattcCATAAGATCATATGTAAGCTTCTCAAAAATGACAATTAAGGATTAATGAtgatcaaataaataaaaccaataTATGGTTTCAGTATCATCACTAAAAAAGtttatagaaacaaaaataatggtCCATTAGTTGCAATCTCTTTAAGAGAAAATATCATCCAATTACATCAAACTACTGCCATAAAACTTAAACACAAGAACATAAAATATACCCTTTGAAAGGATATTGGCGGTTGTGGTTCTATCCGGTACCTAATTGATATTCGGTATTGTTACCATTAAGTATCCCATCCTAGAGCCATTTTGTCCCATTTATTATTTGGCACCAAAATCAGATCCCAATACCGTTTCATTTATTAATGGGATGGTCCAATACCAGATTTTAGTGGGGACGGTTCGAGTTCTGGTCCCATATTGACACCCTGACTACTTAGTACATGGTGAATAATGTCATGTCATCACTCCACAGCTTCTCAAAGTAAGAAACTACTAGTGGCCAGAAGACTACATTGCCAACTCATAATCAAAAGGCTAATTGCGCAGGGACTAAAAAaagagttttatttatttattattattataaatagaaatcGGTTGGATTGCAAGTTTGGCCATGTCGGCTTGAGCCTGAGCTGAGATACACTGgcctgagggtgggttaggatTGGGCTGGGCCAGAGTTGAGATCTTGGGCtcagcctggcccaacccggccTGACCCAGACTAACCTGACCctgtcttctttctctctctggccTATCCAACTCTGAATCTCCCGTCTCCTTCATTATGGTCAGGAGCAatcagggttagggtcaggccgggcctgggcccagctaaaggGACTCCAggttgagttagggttttaaaaaactcatCCCAACCTGACCTATTGCAACCTTTGCTTGGATTGAACCAAATTCAATAGAACCACATATATCCACCAATCAAAGACCCTCAAATCCAGATAGGATTAAAATCACATTTATTCAACCTCTTTCCATATTTTTCTCGTTTTTAAAGTTCCTTTTAATTATTTAGACTAATCAACAATTAAACTAAGCAATAATTAAATTCCTAAAAGGTATTAAACCCTCTATAATGCATGGAATCAATTCTCAACAATAATTAACCTACCACTCTTTGTACTATTCTATTGCAAAAGAATGGCTTTGTAGTGTCCAACTATGAACCACTAAACCACTAACCTATTTGATTCCTCAGGTCCACCAAATGAGGAATGAAAAACTTGTGGGCCACTCTCAAAGCAGCCAACCCATAGCTTCCACAATTATCTGAACCACCAAATATATTTGTTTCTTGcttgtcttcttcctcatctaCCTCTACATAATATTAATTAGGGTTCACGGATCCGACATGGACATATAAATAAATCCACATAGATCCTTAACATTTACAGCTATGTTTGGTTATTAAACACAAAACCTAATTCAAACAAAAGGAGAACAAAGGCTGTGGGGTCACCGCCGTTTCTAAAACCCCCACCATCTCACGCGGAAACAAAGGCTCCAGCTTTCAAAGTGCTCATCTATACCAACTTTACACCACTAGTTGGTATTTTGGCAATCAATCAAGCTCTTCATTTACAAACACACAACACAACAACATTCTTCTTTTGTgcctctctctatatatagggTCACCTCAAAACCCATTCATTCATTCTTCATTGCTCACTcaaaacatctctctctctctctttctcttcctttggtGTTCATTCTAATTAGCTCTGTTAACTAAGTTGATTAAAATGTCAACCTCTTCATATGGGTTTTTAGCCCTTCTGTTGTATGCTCTAATGGCAAGCTCTTTAAGGGTTGCCTTTGCTGGAAATTTCTACCAAGATTTTGACCTCACTTGGGGTGGAAATCGTGCTAAGATGCTTAATGGAGGGCAACTTCTTACTTTGTCTTTGGACAAAAGCTCTGGTTCTGGTTTCCAATCCAAGAATGAGTATCTATTTGGGAGGATTGATATGGAACTCAAGCTTGTTGAAGGCAACTCAGCTGGCACTGTAACTGCATACTATGTAAGTCTTTCTAGCCACCCACTTCATTAATTTCCTTCTAAAACTGAAgttggttaatttttttttatcattgttgttgttgttgtttcagtTATCTTCTCAAGGGCCAACCCATGatgagattgattttgagttCTTGGGAAACCTTAGTGGAAACCCTTATATTCTACACACCAATGTGTTCACTCAAGGGAAAGGAAACAGAGAACAGCAATTCTACCTCTGGTTTGACCCTACAAGGAACTTCCACACTTACTCCATTGTTTGGAACACACAAAGGATCATGTAAGGACCCATCTCTCTATAAACCTGGACTATTAAGCTTCCATCTTAAAACTAATTGGTTCAAAGTGGGGTGGTCTCTTGTGgctcttatacttgatagtTGGAGCACCCATAGctgatgtgggattattaccTCAATACTCCCCCTTATGTGCAGGCATCTTTTGGGTTCTTGCCTCATGGATAGAGTAccaactctgataccatattaagcttccatcttaaaaccaCCTCTGGTGTAGGgggtaaatgaatagccaaaatccgtttccgtattcgtgttagtatctgtttagcactatctaaATCCTtccgaaaactaaacggatgcggatacggataggctatagctatccgaaaagctatatttatatgtaaatggataaaatatccgatccgtatccgtgtctgtatccgtttagcactatccgaatccgtccgaaagctaatcggatgcagatgcggatataacactatccgagccaaatccgatccatttacatccctactcttGTGGCTATACTTGATAGTCAGAGCATCCACagccgatgtgggattattaccTCAATATTGACCAACCGAGCCCAGTAATCTGGTTTAATTTAAAACTTTTGTTGTTCATTTTAactaacattttttttctttctttgttacaGCTTTTTAGTAGATAACATTCCCATCAGAGTATTCAGCAACCAAGAAGCAATTGGCATTCCTTTCCCCAAGAACCAGCCCATGAGGATCTACTCTAGCCTCTGGGACGCCGAAGATTGGGCCACAAGAGGTGGGCTTGTGAAAACAGATTGGACCAAAGCACCTTTCACTGCCTACTACAAGAACTTCAATGCTAATGCCTGTGTCTGGTCTTCTGGAACCTCACATTGCGGTTCAAAGTCTTCTTTTGGTAATGGAGCATGGCAGACACAAAGCCTCGATGCCACGGGTAGAAGGAGACTCAGATGGGTACAGAAATATTACATGATTTACAACTATTGCACTGATTTGAAGCGATTCCCGCAAGGTGTTCCTCCTGAGTGTAGACGTTCAAGGTTCCTTTAGAAGCTTTAGTTTATGTGTCAATTATGTGAATGATCGAGTTTGTGATTTATCCATTGCTGGTCCAGTCATCAGTGCTGATTTATTTCAATGTATTCGAATTTTCTTCAAATCtcataaaaatgattttttaatcATGAACAGAGACCATGTCATGTATTATTGTATCGTAGTGGTTAGATATCTCTTGTAGCTGGTAGTTAAAGTACCCATTGGGCAGATATATAGGGtagtcccccctccccccactggacttttatcccctgaggtttgttgaCTGGTATGATTGTGCGGTTCCTCTTataggggggctgaaatgatcattccaccccctgatcgaacacactgccccgggtgggatccatccccttttattagaggcactagggaaccgtaccgggcaggggaaccgcaggtgataaaaattctccccccaccccccacccccaaaaaaaaaaaaaaagggggggggggcggggtgGGATTTGCCTTTTCGACCCCTTCTTATGAGAGGGAACAAGACTGCACACGGTGCACAATCATGCACggaactagggctgcaacaaggtcggattgggctgggcttttAGAACCCCAACCAAACCTTGAGTCTACTTAGGTTGGCCTAAGCCGACCTAGTCCCTAACTCAAGGcttaaaaaatccaaccttaaTTCACCCTCAGGGCCaatgaccctgattggccttaACCGATgaggagaataagaagaagaatcacACAGATGGTTAGAAAATTAACACTTTCCAATTTATTAGCGAATGGGAGGACAAATTTCATGTTCTTGAGGGGTGGGCCCGGTGGCCTTGGATCCTCAAGGGTAGGCCTCTTTAATTCTTCGGCCATAGTATCTTTTGACACACCCTTAAAGAAATCCATATTGGTAGCGCTATTGGTGTTGGTGGGGCCCAGGCCCATTAATGTCCGGTTCAAGCCAAAAGGGGCCAGAATTTGAATCGTCATATTCAATAAGCCGTTGGGTTGGGGCGGTGGAATTTTAAGAGCCTCTTTTTGGCATCAGTTTCTCTTGGTTCGTGTAGTGTGTGTAGTTCTCGAGAGAACAATCTgactcaaaacaaaaaaatcaaaagaaaaagaaaaagaaaaggagaagaacaagaagaagaaagagaaagaagagcaaaGAGGTTGGGATTGattttgaagcttttgtgtTTCTACTATATTTTGAGATCTCATCAAAGTAAGGAGACTTTGTGAGATTTGTGGTGCTTGTGATGagagtttgatttgatttcttgtGAGGTAATTCCTTTTGTATTGTTTTCAATTGTTTGTAAATCTCAAATTTCGGTAAAAACTTGAAATAAACATTGTACTCTTATTTTTCTCATGATGGATTGGTGCAGGATTTGCCCCGTAGTTTTTTCTCGTTACACGAGTATTTTCTACGTAAAATTCTTGGTGTACATTGTGTGATTGATCTCTTGCAatcttatttgttttatttgctTAAGTTAAATTTGCTTGATAATTTTGCATTggattttattgatatttttcaattcaCATTAGACAAATGGGTTGGATAATCCGTACaattagcttcttttttttttttttttttttaatttatttgtaTTATATATGCATATTCGCATTCTAAGAAACTAGGCTTTTTTGTCAGAAATCTTaatttaattgttataatttcaATCGAATGTATATCTAAGAAACGCTTTGGATTGGCATAATTTTATGACTTGTCTAACTCATTTTcaattgaaacttgacatttgaGTAAGAAACCTCAAATTTTACTGTCCATAAAAGTTCAGCTCTCTTCAATCTGCTCTGTGGCATATATTTGTGTATTGATCTTCTAAGTAGTTAGGTTAAAAAACTTATTCCAAATACAAAAACACTTTTTGTAGCTATATAACAAGATTATGTAGATATCCTGGCTAGGAAGGCATTATCCATCATGTGTATGATAGAATGACCACATTCCATTCCTTAGCTTTCAAGACTTTGTATGTCTGAAGCTTGGTTGTACACATGGTTATCCTATTCAATAAACTctttcttgaccaaaaaaaataataataagattaTGCAAATCTAATGGGTTTTTGCAAGTCTTGCTTCTTTGAGGTCTTGGGAAGGCTCGAATGTATCATTGAATATGAATCATTACACCAAACAATATGTTGGGCTTTTCTGCATGGATCGAGATATCGTTATTGTATCGGTCGATGTATTGGTATCATCGAATCTTGATACAGATAAGGAGTAATGACCAAAAAGTGACTAGTTTTGAATTTGTCCGATTGGACTATATATGGTTCGATCTGTATTAGTATCATATTGTATTGGTGGTGACCAATACGACCACTAATACCTTCTATTAGGTGGAACTAGTTGTCACCAAACTGAAATGATGAATTAAGaaattgtaaccttcttttaattgtcatTGTCTTATTTCTAGAAGTTattaatttaatatttaatgcAGAGGTAAAAAAaggtttatttttaaaattgaaagtAATTTATATAATATTTAATCCAATTAATATGGGAAATGACATGATGTAacttaattgaaaaaaaatatatgttgtactaaaattactaaaaagaagtaaaattaGGACTTTCTTTTCCCACAAACCTTGATTCCTacaagattttctttttttctattaagTATCTTAATTAAGTGCTCTTGCTTataaaaacaagttttaaaGGCTAAAGCTAGATTATGGGTCAAGAATTGCAGAGTGGAAGCTACTatcacaaagaagaaaagaaaaagctcTCGTGCCATCTCATGGTTTTCAACCCTTTCGAGCTACTCAAACACGTACTCTTTGTTTCCAGAGTAAGGGCCAAGGGTGggggaaacaaaaaacaaaagaaaaatgcatAAAGATAGGGCCCAACCGGGTTCGAACCGGTGACCTCTTGATCTGCAGTCAAATGCTCTACCACTGAGCTATGGACCCAATTGTTGGTGAAATTATATAATTTCTTAATCTAATTCTCAATATGAGTGCGTGATAGGTGGTAGGGTGGTTGAGCCTATACCAGATACACAAAATCATTGCCAACCAAATTTGGTCTTGTTcgttacaaaaaataaaaaataaaattttaatcttgTTTGATTTGTCATCGCTCAAATGAGGAATATGAACTATATTCATTTTAttataggaaaaattacatgattagctacttttaggttttcatttataaaactgtccaccctatatttgagttaacaaaaatagacaaaaacaagttaaggtttacaaaactggacaaaataatatctctccctcccacacttatttttttagacatttttacccttgtcattgccttctcgcctaGGCATCCTTTGTTCCCTGCAACtctacccttgtcccagccaccgccattttttgctaccccaagtaacagagggGAAAAACAGAGATTTTTTTAGAGGGGAACTACCgtggaaggaaggagagtcactgttttgtctagttttgtaaaactaaacttgtttttgtctatttttgttaactcaaacatagggtggactgttttgtaaatgaaaacccaaaagtaactaatcatgtatttttccctttttttttatgtaggcaaaagtcatggttttagtgcacggtatcagaatGGGTATTAGGCCATCGGCAACTTGCAAAATCGATATGGTATCGACCTGgatcagacaaaattacccttaaattttctaaaaaaaaagattttttgaccattttaccccttctcTGTACCGTTCTACCGATACGGTATTAATATCAATGACTACTAAAATCAGTACATATTGCTCGATACGggcgatacgatactgatacttagaaccatggcaAAAGGTTCCGTACACAATTTTGCCCCCCTCACAATAGGAGTCAAAATGACATAAACCTCCCCCTCTTATTTGACACTTTGTAACTCATCTTCTCTCATGTGGTCGTGCATGACAACCTCTCCCTTTTGtttaaaaggtaaaaataaTGCAACCTGGTCGCGTGGctcctgcacctagacataggTGCATGCAAAAGTACCATATTGTCtcacatgaaataaaaaaaccataTCTATGTTGATGTTCTTATGTACGTTCTCATTAGTCCCCGTTGGTGCAAGTGCTACACGATCAAACAATGATCTCTTACCCCCTATGCTAGCAAGGGGGCCAACATGGGttgtagggtggtcatttcgccaaCCTTGTATCTAGGCGTAGAGGCACGTGACGAAGCAacgtttttttttcccctaccATATATATTGATAAAATGGAAATCCATTTGGGTGATTACGTGATCATGGTTCATGGCATCCATAATCCAACATGAACGTGTAATACATACCACGTAAACGGTAGGCCCCACACACCTCAAGAATTTGTTTGATGCGGTGACCCGAAACCGAAATCAGACAACAAGGTACGCGGGTCTACCGTCGTTTCCTACGACCTACAACCACCGGCCACCACCCAACGCGGAAACATAAGATCCTCCAGCGTCCAGCTTCTACACTGCCTAGCTACACAACCACTAGTTGATGGTCACGCGTCCCATAATGAACCTTTTCTCCCGTATTTTAATCTTTCTTTGAAGTTTATGTTACTTAAGATGTGTTCATATGGGGTCTCTGCCATTCTGTTGATTGCTCTAGTGGCGGGCTCTTTTGAGGGCTGTCTTTGATGGTAttgtttttttggaaaattgaaCTTTGTTCAGGGGTGTGGTCTATGTGATGCAGTGAATGCGTTCTATGGTTAGAAATTGGAGGAGAGTTTAATCCCATATTGGTTTATGACATTAAAAGAGCCTCTCCATCTTGAAGTTCGAGTTTTTGGGTTGGACgtcattaagtggtatcagatcGGGTTGTCATGTTTCGATCATGTGAGGATCCATGGCCAAAGCTGGGGAAGTTGATGTAGTGATTGCGCTCCATGATCAGGAAGATGGGGAAATGACTTCCTTACCCCCTAGAGGATCATGATCCGTAGTGTAATCCCAAATCAATCGGGTAAGGTAGTGTGTGACACCTGTGTGATTGATAAAAGCAAAAGTATAAATTCCTCTTTCATTCCTTCACCACTAATAACATGTTACAGTTTGTCCCCCTTGTTTGACTTGGGAGATGGAAcctttaatcattttttttaagatttccAGCAAGAGCTGTCCAAGATTGTCCAGCTTTAGACAATAATTCAGTAACCCTAGTGAACCAAGATAAGGGTTAAATTAAGTTCCAACCCCAACccaagaaaccaaaaaatagaAGTTCAAATCACTTGGATAAACATCTTAATTTATGGTCAAAGAACCAAAGTTCATCCAATCTAcaaggaagattaaaaaaaaaaacattccatTTGACAGTAAAATGTCTCTTAACTGTAATTCTATAACCAAACTAACCTATATAAATCATGCCTAGTCTCCGCCGATAATTGGGGCTCCCCTGGgtaacaagaagaagaataagaaagtCCACTGAAGTTTCATGTTTCATCATTGAAGCCAACGTTCAAGAAAGACAGCAAATTAAAGATTCTATTCCAtcattgttttttaaaaaaaaaaaattggtttgaCTCTCCAAACAGCTATGTAGCTAACTAACCGTTGTTGCTTATAcatgctaatttttttttaaaaaattaagcCACAAGGCATCCTATCCAGCCATGCAACAGCACAATCATGAATCCCTTATTCTCATTAAAATGCCAACCCATCTTTCCTTCCCTCATTGTCTATATAAACTCTCAACCCTCCCTCCTATTGCTTCAATCACAACTCTTCTCTTGTCTTTCTTTCCTTAGCTAGTAGCTCCACCATCTTTTAGCAAACAAACATGCTTTTCCTCTGTTCTTCAATTAGAGTTTCAATGATGCTGCTTGGTCTACTACTGCTGGCAATAAGCTCTTTAATGGCTGCTTCTGCTGGTAATTTAAATCAAGATTTCGCTATCACATGGGGAGATGGCCGTGGTAAAATGCTCAACAATGGACAGTTGCTCATGTTGTCCCTTGACAAGACCTCTGGCTCTGGCTTCCAATCTAAGAATCAATATCTATTTGGAAGGTTTGATATGCAGATCAAGCTTGTCCCTGGAAACTCCGCCGGCACCGTAACCACTTTCTATGTAAGTTCCTCTTGTATAGTTCAATTCCAACCAGGAAGCCTAGTTTCCATTAACTGATCTCTCCTCTAATTGCTATTTTTGTAATTGCAGCTATCATCTCAAGGAGACAATCATGatgagattgattttgagttCTTGGGTAACTTGAGTGGAGACCCATATACTCTCCATACAAATGTATTTAGCCAAGGCAAAGGAAACAGGGAGCAGCAGTTCCATCTCTGGTTCGACCCAACCAAGAACTTCCACACTTACTCCATCCTCTGGAATTCCCAAAGAATCATGTAAgaaaaacacacccaaaatcTAGTTCTAATACCACTCGTTAG
The sequence above is a segment of the Telopea speciosissima isolate NSW1024214 ecotype Mountain lineage chromosome 7, Tspe_v1, whole genome shotgun sequence genome. Coding sequences within it:
- the LOC122667567 gene encoding xyloglucan endotransglucosylase/hydrolase 2-like — protein: MSTSSYGFLALLLYALMASSLRVAFAGNFYQDFDLTWGGNRAKMLNGGQLLTLSLDKSSGSGFQSKNEYLFGRIDMELKLVEGNSAGTVTAYYLSSQGPTHDEIDFEFLGNLSGNPYILHTNVFTQGKGNREQQFYLWFDPTRNFHTYSIVWNTQRIIFLVDNIPIRVFSNQEAIGIPFPKNQPMRIYSSLWDAEDWATRGGLVKTDWTKAPFTAYYKNFNANACVWSSGTSHCGSKSSFGNGAWQTQSLDATGRRRLRWVQKYYMIYNYCTDLKRFPQGVPPECRRSRFL
- the LOC122667565 gene encoding probable xyloglucan endotransglucosylase/hydrolase protein 23, whose translation is MLFLCSSIRVSMMLLGLLLLAISSLMAASAGNLNQDFAITWGDGRGKMLNNGQLLMLSLDKTSGSGFQSKNQYLFGRFDMQIKLVPGNSAGTVTTFYLSSQGDNHDEIDFEFLGNLSGDPYTLHTNVFSQGKGNREQQFHLWFDPTKNFHTYSILWNSQRIIFLVDNIPIREFQNRESDGIPYPHTQPMKIYSSLWDAEDWATRGGLVKTNWTQAPFNTYYRNFNGKACVVSSNGVSSCDSKTTTSAASDNTWQSQQLDSKGQRYLRWVQKNYMIYNYCTDYKRFSNGRPRECRLYKFH